A stretch of Aerococcaceae bacterium zg-252 DNA encodes these proteins:
- a CDS encoding MarR family transcriptional regulator, translating to MNDLLSHQLCYSFYTVERLFRQFYKKNLQKYDLTYTQYLVLVILWEEKMLSLKEIGQRLELSSNTLTPLLKRLEDKNYLLRIRPDEDKRQLYVQLTEDGMALQQDIKAHLAECFWQIDGLTRENADNLIHENNQLIQAIKNSL from the coding sequence ATGAACGATTTACTATCGCATCAACTCTGCTATTCTTTTTATACGGTAGAGCGACTGTTTCGGCAATTTTATAAGAAAAATTTACAGAAATACGATTTAACTTACACTCAATATCTCGTCCTTGTCATTTTGTGGGAAGAAAAAATGTTATCTTTAAAAGAAATTGGCCAACGACTTGAATTATCCAGTAACACTTTAACTCCATTGCTCAAACGTTTAGAAGATAAGAATTACTTGCTCCGAATAAGACCTGATGAAGACAAACGTCAACTATATGTGCAACTAACAGAAGACGGCATGGCACTCCAACAAGACATTAAAGCACACTTAGCTGAATGCTTTTGGCAAATTGACGGTCTAACCCGTGAAAATGCTGATAACTTGATTCATGAAAATAATCAACTGATTCAAGCAATCAAAAATAGTTTGTAG